The genomic DNA TAAGCTTGCGTTTAACGTTATATGCCCAACAGCTGTCGGGGATTATGTACAATCATCTTTTCGATGTCAGCCGAATCAATGCGGCCCGATCAACAGTTTGTCCTTCATGCGATTTTAAGACAACTCCCGCCATCCCCGATGCCTTCACATCCTCGATAAGCTCCCAGTCCGTCTGACTTCTGGGAAAAATGCTGGGATAGCTGTGGCGGTGCAACTCAATGGCGCCCTTCAACAAAGGATGGAATTCCGTCATGCCAGAACCATCTCTTTTGCAAATCAATTTTCACCTCAAGCATTTCAAGCTTGCGCATGTCTTTGCTTTTCCAGCTGTCTCAATTCGACCCGGCG from Ferviditalea candida includes the following:
- a CDS encoding DUF6282 family protein, which gives rise to MTEFHPLLKGAIELHRHSYPSIFPRSQTDWELIEDVKASGMAGVVLKSHEGQTVDRAALIRLTSKR